In one window of Bradyrhizobium sp. AZCC 1721 DNA:
- the nuoF gene encoding NADH-quinone oxidoreductase subunit NuoF has translation MLDDKDRIFKNLYGLHDWGLEGARRRGAWDGTKAIVDKGRDWIINEMKASGLRGRGGAGFPTGLKWSFMPKESTDGRPSYLVVNADESEPGTCKDREIMRHDPHLLVEGCLLASYAMGAHACYIYVRGEFIRERERLQAAIDQAYDAKLVGKDNINGWPFDVYVAHGAGAYICGEETALLESLEGKKGQPRLKPPFPANVGLYGCPTTVNNVESIAVAPDILRRGAAWFAAIGRPNNVGTKLFCVSGHVERPCNVEEEMGIPFRELIERHCGGIRGGWDNLKAVIPGGSSVRMVPAEQIIDTPMDFDSLSKLRSGLGTAAVIVMDKSTDLIRAIARISYFYKHESCGQCTPCREGTGWMWRVLTRMAEGRAHKREIDMLLEVTKQVEGHTICALGDAAAWPIQGLIAHFRHEIEARIDQYSHKADIDDAGVRDPENLVAAE, from the coding sequence ATGCTCGACGACAAGGATCGCATCTTCAAGAACCTTTATGGCCTCCACGATTGGGGGCTGGAGGGTGCGCGCCGCCGCGGCGCGTGGGACGGCACCAAGGCGATCGTCGACAAGGGCCGCGACTGGATCATCAACGAGATGAAGGCCTCCGGCCTGCGGGGGCGCGGCGGCGCGGGCTTTCCGACCGGCCTGAAATGGTCGTTCATGCCGAAGGAATCGACCGACGGCCGGCCGAGCTATCTCGTAGTCAACGCCGACGAATCCGAGCCCGGCACCTGCAAGGACCGCGAGATCATGCGGCACGACCCGCATCTCCTGGTCGAGGGCTGCCTGCTGGCGAGCTACGCGATGGGCGCGCATGCCTGCTACATCTATGTGCGCGGCGAGTTCATCCGCGAGCGGGAGCGCCTGCAGGCCGCGATCGACCAGGCCTATGACGCAAAACTGGTCGGCAAGGACAACATCAATGGCTGGCCGTTCGACGTCTATGTCGCGCATGGCGCCGGCGCCTATATCTGCGGCGAAGAGACGGCGCTGCTGGAAAGCCTGGAGGGCAAGAAGGGCCAGCCGCGGCTGAAGCCGCCATTCCCGGCCAATGTCGGTCTCTATGGCTGCCCGACCACCGTCAACAACGTCGAGTCCATCGCGGTTGCGCCCGACATCCTCAGGCGCGGCGCGGCGTGGTTCGCGGCCATCGGCCGGCCCAACAATGTCGGCACAAAGCTGTTCTGCGTCTCCGGTCATGTCGAGCGGCCCTGCAACGTCGAAGAGGAGATGGGGATTCCGTTCCGTGAGCTGATCGAGCGCCATTGCGGCGGCATTCGCGGCGGCTGGGACAATCTGAAAGCCGTGATCCCCGGCGGCTCGTCGGTGCGCATGGTGCCGGCCGAGCAGATCATCGACACGCCGATGGATTTTGACAGCCTAAGCAAGCTGCGCTCCGGCCTCGGCACCGCGGCCGTGATCGTGATGGACAAGTCGACGGACCTGATCCGGGCGATCGCGCGCATCTCCTATTTCTACAAGCACGAGAGCTGCGGCCAGTGCACGCCATGCCGCGAAGGCACAGGCTGGATGTGGCGCGTCTTGACGCGGATGGCCGAGGGCCGCGCCCATAAGCGCGAGATCGACATGCTGCTGGAGGTTACAAAACAGGTCGAAGGCCATACCATTTGCGCGCTCGGCGACGCTGCCGCCTGGCCGATCCAGGGCCTGATCGCGCATTTCCGCCACGAGATCGAGGCGCGCATCGACCAGTATTCGCATAAGGCCGACATCGACGATGCCGGCGTGCGCGATCCCGAGAATCTGGTCGCGGCGGAGTGA